Genomic segment of Panicum virgatum strain AP13 chromosome 9N, P.virgatum_v5, whole genome shotgun sequence:
AACAAGCTTCTCATCTGCAACCACCACCCTTTCATAATGGTCCTCAAATCCCCCAGGTAATTACTGAGAGATTTGCTGGTTTTATCAGCAATTGATAGTACATTCTCCCCTACAGAACCAGTTGTATCCATGGAGCGATTTTTATTTGCATGTCGCTCCAATATCAGAGATTCATAAAGCGTGGCATGAACTAATTAATACCTATTGTAACTATTAGGTGATGCACCATGTATTCTGACATGTAGATCATGTAAGAATTGCTTAAGAAGCCAACTTAACAGTCACATGGTTATCTTTTTTTTGCTGCAGGCTCCACCTCCAGACATACAATCACTCCAGTTCATTAGCAGCAACCCTCAACTGGGGCACCAGACTACGGATCAAGGCCAGTACACCATTCCAGTCTGGGATTTCCTGTGATGTATAATGTGGCATATGCCAACGTAGCAGTGtatttgtaaattatgtaataGCCAATAATGTAGAAACAGCTCTGGATTGCTCAACATGTTTATGTCAATGAAATCGTTGAGCATGGTAAAATTTGAACGGGACGTTCCGAGTTTGGCGCAAGTCAGCACAAAATGAAGCCAATCAAAGATCTAGGCAGTGGCATTTGTTTTGTCTGCCTTTAGCAGTTTGCTACTGTTTGGGCCTACATTTCAGTGAGACCACAATGGATAGAAACGAAACTTAGCCGACATCAGAAAGAAGGAAAGAATTTTATGGGTCAGTTGCAAAAACATGATTCTTCGATATATCTATGCTGAAAAAAATAGTTCAATACAACATCAAGTGACTAAATGGCAGGACAATATGCAGTCTATTCTGGGCTTTACAAGTTAGTAAAATGCCCGTATTATATGCCTCAAGATGATCAGTTGCCACTCACGACAGTGTAAAAACTGTAGCATGAAGTATCTTTATTTAGGAGTTCAGTATGGCTTCAGATTTCTGATGAAGGTATTCCTTCCAGTTGTCACCATAGCTTGATTTCTCGTGTTGACGACCATCATCAGAGCAAACTTTTTTCGGTCCATCATAGTTGAGAATGTTTGCATTAGCATTTGCTCGCTTCCAAATCGAAGGTAGCTTCAGATACTTGTCGTAGAGGGCAAGAGCAATTGCCAACCTAATGTGGTCCCTGCAAATAAATTTGTAACATAAGCAAGAAAGTTGTGAATACACAGTAGGCAAACTTAAAAGTGGTTTCATAAGGTATGGCGGCAGTGGATATTAGTACCTATTACACATAAAATAGAATGTCACGAGCTTCTCTTACCTTGGATTGGCTACATTAACAACTCCGGTCCACCACTTGATGGACTCAACCAGGTTCTTCTCGAGCTTGCGAGGCTCTACCAAGAGCACATCAAAGTCAACTAGGCACGCATCCTTGTCGTAAGGCTCTTTAGACACCCAATTTTTTGCAGCTGCTCTTTGTATGGCACTTAGAACGTCCATGCTGACAAAATCACCAAAGCGCTTGCTGCAATCTTCAGTGGCAGCAACAGCATAAGTGCCTAAATCCATGCGACCAAGATCTTCAATTTTGCCCTGTGGATAGGGACAAAAACCAACGCTTCAGGTAATCCAGAGGTGTTGATAAAATGCTTTGCTATACTTTCAACACATGAACACAACATCGGAGTTATGCTGTCAAGTGCATGAAATTAGATATGGATACATCAATACTTTCTAAAACTTCTGTTGAGATATACCTGAACGATTTCTATTGTAGTCCAGATTTTCATTTTGCTTTGCTTATTGTTTTAAAGCTATGAAATTGAAAATGAGTGGACCGTCTGTCAGTATCACTCATGCTAATGAGATTTTTCATTTTTGCAAGCTTGATTATGCATGTCTGGAATTTCCTCTAAATTATCAGGAAATTGGTCACAGTCACAACTCACAACCATACCAACTAAGCACATAAAGCAGCATAGGACAGAAAAAAAGAATCAAGGACAAGTCTGTTGGACCATGAGTGCTTTGCCTGAATGAGCAAGATGGAGGCCAACAGATTAGTGACGGAATGGGACTATCTTATTGTACTATGTCGTGCCCACCTAACAAAGTATTAACACTTTGTGAGAAATTTCTGTAATGTTCCTTTACCAGTTCAACTATAGTTTTTTGACGAGTCCCGCGACAGGTTTGAGTAAATGTATAAAGTGGATGTCCAATACCTTTACAATGGAGTCTGCAGAGATATGAAGATATCTCCTTTTGGACAACTGAGATTTTGCAATAAGGAGGGGTGCCAGTTCCTTGTGGAATAACCAAAGGAAGTTTCCTTCTGGGGTAGCAACATTTAGCTTGTCCTTGATTTGCTTCTGACTGCAGGGGACACTAGTGTGTGAATGGCCACAATGACAGGACAGAAGGAAGCTAGGTTTGTGTGCTCACCTAGTAACAGTGAGATCTGAATCGGGTAGCACTACTTTTAACTTGTGGTAGGGCAATTTATCGTTGCCTCCTTTGGGTATTAAGAAATGAAAAGATATATTCTGTGGATCACTGCCAAACAAATGGGAAAAAAAGTTATGTTGATGAAACATTTCATTCCTCATTTCATTTCCATATCATTACTGGTGTAACCAACATAGAAGTAACATTATCCAGCGTCGTATTTAATTTAAAATAACTGTGCAGAAAAAAGTAGTTGTTATGCTATCTAAATTTCTTATATATCAACCAAGAAGATTTCATATAGTTAAAGGCAACTTTAATCAGACCAAATTTCTCATTATTACTGAAATAAACACGATGCAGAACCTTGAGCTGGACAGCGTGGAATTTGTGAGCACAGCAAGAGTACGAAGATCCAGACAGCTTATCCAAGAGAAGACATCTACACTTCCAACCACATTTGACAAATCCTGCAATAAAAATCAGTAGCTCTTAAGAATCACTTATCCTAATTTCAGTTCagacttttttttcaaaagccTATGTCAATCAGACTACAATGCAAGCTAGTAACACACTTACTTCAAAAAAGCTAGTAACACACACATACAAAGTGATAATAGTCAGCGCAAAGTGACGCCATCAattcagaaaagaaaaagaaaaaaagaccaGACCAACCTAGGAGGAACCAGGCAGCTTTATATTAAGTAGAGAATAGACAACACACAAATTTGCTTCGACAAGGGCTTGAACTTGAGTGTTCTGGATATACATCCACGCCCTCACCCAACTGAGCTAGGGTCAGTTCCTCTGCCATCTATTCGAAGACATGAGACATCCCACTAAAGCATTGCAAACCAATACTAAAACATTTCGAGTTATAACGCTTCaaagatccaatgactattactGAAGTTGTTAGTTTGTTTCCTCATTTCGTCTCCCAATGTCCAAAGTACAACTGTTTTGACTTAATTACCACAAATTACAACTTTCAAGTATATATCACAGAATTACAGCCTTTATGGCCACAGAACTACAACATTCTCAGAGATACAGCTTTTGCTAGAAGTTTTAGTTCTTCTAGAACAGTGAGTAATAGTTCTATGCCAGGCACAACAATAAGAGAATCGTAACACAGTGCTGTGTCTGAAATGTTGTAGTTCTGCCGTACCTGTGTCCAAATAGTTGTAAACTTTAATCTACTCGTAATATAAATGACCGAAAACAGTCCAGTTTACTGACCCAGGAACCATAAAAAATACATTTTAAAAGGGGGAACATTACACCAAAACACGTAAATCTAGTGAGAAATGAAAAGTCTACAATAGTCCATAGTATTAGTTATGTATTTTGCATATTGCTAGCAATACCAGGGTCTACTGATCGGAAATCGAGAAATTGATCGGCATGGCAAGTAGCTTCCGCAATTCCACAAGCAGAGAGAGCAAGTCAAGCCTGGCGCGCGGTGCCGTACCGCCGAGTTGCGCGAGCCGTCGAAGGGGATCCAGTTGCGGTGCGGGTCGTTGGGGTCCCGGAAGTGCGTGGCCGGCAGGAACTGGAGGCACCCGAGCAGCACGATGGCGACGATGGCCACCTTCTGCATCCAGGGCCACGGCCGCGGCTGCGGGTCGACATCGGCGTGGATAGCACGCTGCCCGCGCGGAGGCTGCTCCTGTGGCCCCCCTCCGgccctcgcggccgccgcggggcggcgctggaggccgccggcgagcggctcCCGCGCTGGGTCCATGCGTAAGTGGCGGATTCGGCGTGGacgggaggcggtggtggtgagAACTGGGGAATGGATCGGAGTCGTCTCCGTGGACGTGGGTTTCTAGGCGGAGGCGATGCGGGGTTTTGGGCTTGGCGTTCCGCTCCGTGGCACGGCCGGCACGGCTTTTTTATCTTTTCCTTTCTGGGGAACGGCTGTGGTGGGCCCACCTGACATAGGGATTGGCGAGTACTGACCTGGCAAGGGGACCGGAGAGCAGCAAATAAAAATAATCCATTTCGCCACCGGAGTTCAGAAACAGAAAATCACCCCACTTTTAacttttttttagtttaaattagCATAGTGCTCGTGCGTTGCTATGGTAATATAATAAAACTATAAATTTACTTGTTTAGCTTTGGCTGTTCTTTCTTTTGAAAAGTTTTGGCTGTTCTTTCTACTTCACCAATCGTGTCGCCGTGTCGGTCAGTCCACCCCCGCCAAACCCACCGGCGCACACCATTTCCGGTTCGTGCCCGTCTCCATTTGCGCGTCCGTTCCGCCTCCACTGACCGACCCAGACCCACCACCACTCCCCAGTCCCCACTCGCCCGCCCCACTCCTTCCAGCTCCTTTaacccccgcgccgcgccggcgactcGCCTCTCCACCGGTCCAACCCCCACACGCTGCTCGCCTCGCGCGGCTGCTCAGGCAATGGCGGGAGCCGGGGCTCCGTCGGCGTGGGGCCCGAGCCCGGCGCTGGTGACCGCGCTGGTGGCGCTGCTGGGTCTCGGCCTCGCCGCCTACATCGTGGGGCCGCAGCTCTACTGGCACGCCGCGGAGGCGCTCACGGCGGCCGGGGCGTGCCCCGCCTGCGACTGCAACTGCGACGCGCGCCCGCTCCTCGACCTCCCGGAAGGTCCGTGCCGGTGCCGCCCCCGCTGCTTCCTCAGATCTTGGCCCCGCCGCTCTTTTAGATCCGAGGCGATGCGATTTCCCTTCCGCGTGGTTCGTTTTGTTGTTGTCTGCACGGCGAGCAGTGCTGGCCGTAGTAGTGAGTTACTATCAGATTTTGCTAGGCCGAAGACATTTTGTGATTAGTGGACTATGGGTTGCCAACTCAAGTTTAGATCCACAGTTCCGTATATTGCTAATTAGCTTGGGGGCACCTGTAAGTCttgatcctttttttttcttgtctaACCAGAGAAAATTGTTTTGGTTGCTCAAATTTCCAACCCATATGCATCAGATTGTCTATACATGTTGGGCATGTGATAATTAAATGATTTTAGCTGATAAGATTATATTTCTTTCGCCTAATATTTAAGACAGAACTGGAAGTTGGATCTCTGCTTGTCTGCAGTTAGACGCTCCAACCAACTAGGTGTTGTTCAGCAACATCATGCATTACCATCACTGGTGAAGCCCATGTTGTATTGTTACTAACCTTTTGTTACCTATCTATGAATGTTACGAGTCAATCAGTACTATAAAACTGGAATCAACCCTCTTGTGGCTTTTATTGCCCGTGCTGTTGTAAATTGATCCAGTATCCCAATTCCCAAGTGTCAAATTAGCTATTACCTATCCTAGAACTAGAACTTGAATAAGAGCCCACAAGCATCCACTGAAAATTTGGCTTAATCATGCTCTATGTCAAGGATGCCTAGGTGCTAACCATGGAACTTGAGAAGTCTCCACTATCTTGCATATCATTTTCTCTGTTTAGTATCTAGTCTTGTTGGATATTATTGGCTTGTCAAATAGCTTTGTTTCGCAAGTGCTGTATGTGCTTTATGTCCTTTTTGCTCTATGTGGATTTTGATGTTACCCTCAACTAAAATATAAAAGCAATGTTGAGAGCAAGACATAACCCATACGTCAACATAGATCCTTATCTTTGAGCCACGGTATATTTGAATTATCTTGTCGTGAAACATTTGGGTCTAGTTATGTCTGTGATTTTATACACATGACAAGGTTCATTTGAGGCACATGAACGGCTTATATTTTTAACCATATTCATCCATTTTCCAGTTACTGTGCTTTAACTGATAGTGGCTCGTTTCCATGTTTCCAGACTGTGCCAAACAATTCAAAGGGGTTAAGAGTCGTGCCTCCGGTGAAGAAACAGAAAAGAGTTTCACAGAGCTGCTTATAGAAGAACTGAGGCAGAGAGAAGAGGAGGCAACACAAGCTCAGCAAGAGGCTGATGTGAAATTGCTCGAGGCCAAGAAGTTAGCTTCACAGTATCAAAAGGAAGCTGACAAATGCAGCTCAGGTATGGACACCTGTGAAGAAGCTAGGGAGAAATCAGCGGAAGCATTGGTCGAACAAAGGAAACTGACTTCTTTGTGGGAGCAAAGGGCTCGGGAACTAGGATGGAAACCTGATAATACAAGGCACACATAGAGTAGTAAATCAAATACACTGGCGGATGGCCCTGGATACATTTGTGTAGCAACAGGCATCTCGTTGCAAATACAGCCCACAAAGAGCTTGAGTTACTAGAGGTAACAAATAGGTTTCTTGTTGGCGGACTCATGCCACGGGTTTACTTGTCCATAGTAAATTTATATTATGTTTGTACCATATTTCCGTTGCTGTTTGTGAGAACTGTGTTAAGACGGTCATAGGATGACACTAATCATTCAGGTCATTAAGGTTTGATTAGCTATTGTCCGGATGTTCTAAAGAGGAACCTTTACTGTTTGTGGATGGTGAAATtgtttggatgatgaaagaagAGTTATTCTCTTTGTATGATGTTAGTAATGAAGCAGTAGTTTCATCTTGCTAGCAAGATAGTTGTATCAGGCAAGATTGCATTAGCTCCTCTGTGTACATGTTTACGTCATGATTGATAATGTGACTGGATTTAGTTGTGATTTGAAACTCTACCATTTGTGAGGATGGGGAACTAGTCTTTCATGGTCTCTGATCCGGGCAACTAAGTTTGACTGtaggattcaaaatttcaaatgctGATGCTCAAATGATAAAAAcagaataagaagaaaaaaaactcctAGAAGAAGACAGTCATGGAAATTGAAAATAGTTTTAAGCTTAAGCATTGGCTACAAATCCTTGGTGCCAGGCTGCCAGCTTGAGTTGACTACAATGATACCGAGGTTTAGGACCGTTCAGTCAAAATTTATCAATTCATAAGAAATAGAATCGTTGCCCGTGAAATTCCGCTGGGTAGAAGATACTATTTTTGAAAATACAGGTGGAACTGCGGAAGAAATCTTGCAAAATGTAATTAAGAATAATAGACCAGCATTTATGAGGATTAACACACTGCTACCATATATACGCATCTGTCATCTCTCACTATCACCATTTTATTGCCTCCTAAAATTGCTTCCTTCCCTTCCAATGAGAAAGGAAAGCCTATTCCCCCAGTGCTAGCCCCAGCCTTTTCGGGGGTGTCTATTTATCGCTTTAAGCGATTTCCTCAAATCCTATCGCAGAAGACCGCCGTTCAGCTTCTTCACCCCAGCCCCGCGTCCTCCGCCCCCTCAtcctccgccccggccggcggctctcgccgccgcgccgtccgcccacCAACCACCACCGACGCATCCCCGCCCACCCCTAACGTCTCTGGCGCCATGCCCCCGCCCGGGACctggcccggccgccggcgcccgccacccatgccggcggcgctccgctgCGCCGCCTCGCCATCCGCCCACCGCCGGTCGATTCCTCCCCCCACCTTCTCTTCTAGGTCCGGTAGCCATGGAGTCGCCCCACCCCTAGCAACCCCGGATcctaaggccgccgccgccctccaccaccccggccgtcggcgacctcgccggcgaccgctCCCCCTCCAACCACCCCTCGCCGCccaccctctccccctcccctagCTATCTCAGCTCGCAACCTCTCGCCCGCCGCCCTGGCTCAAGGTGGAAGATGATGAACAGTGCTTTCACGGGCTTCTGCGATGGATCAGCGGGAAATCGCATATGCGATGAATAGATTTCCCGGCCTTTTCCCCTGAATTAAAATCATTTCCATTTCAAAAAGCCACGCATGCGGCGGGGCCGCGCAGGTGGAGAGTGAGACAGGGGCCCGGTCGGGCCGGGCCGTCCGCCCACTCTGCAGCGGTGACTCCGCCctgcttctctctctctctctccgtttTAAATTTCAAACCCCTCCCACCCACCTGCTCCTCCCCTAAAACCTCGCGTctcccccctctcctctccagCTGccacgaggcgcggcgcggctcctCCTCGAAGCGGGCGGAACCCcggccgtgcggcggcggcggaggaggaggagcggggggATGATGGGGTGCCTGTTCGGCTGCTTCCGCGcgtccggcgacggcggcgaggtgaagggcggaggccgcggcggcggccggctcgtGCCCACGTCCCTGGCCCCGGCGACGAGCCACAAGGTCGGTTTGCTTGCGCCTTCGCGCGGAATCCACTTGGGGGGATGCCTGTGATACTCGCCGCGGTGGATGAGGCCTGGATTTGTGCGGGGTGGGATGGGAACGCAGCCGCGCGTGCTTAACTCTGCCGGTTTTTGCTGTTGTTCGTCAGGATGCTgcggcgaggaggacgaggccACCGTCGAGGAACGCACTCTCCGCTGTGTTCCAGAGAGAAGGTGCCcttctatttatttttttaattttgtccTTCCGTACTTCGTTCTCCTTCGGTCACTGTTGAGTTGGATGGTGGTGATTACTGATTGCTTCtgcttttgtttgtttttgctGACTTGTGTTGTTGGTTGAAGACGAGGGAGCCAGGGCGGAGCAGACAGCGAGCTCGTGGGCCGACCAGAGCGattggaggaaggggatggatcAGGAGCTTGAACCTCAGGTGCGGCCATTCACAAAATCAGGCCCTGCACTGATTTATCCCCTTTATCGGTTGTGAATAGTGATTCCCCCCTCCATGCGCTTGGTTATTGGTGCTGTATCTCATGGTTTCAGTTCAGCTATACAGTTGGGGATCCTTTTTTATTATAGGTCCTGCTACCTCCCTTTTTTC
This window contains:
- the LOC120689891 gene encoding uncharacterized protein LOC120689891 encodes the protein MDPAREPLAGGLQRRPAAAARAGGGPQEQPPRGQRAIHADVDPQPRPWPWMQKVAIVAIVLLGCLQFLPATHFRDPNDPHRNWIPFDGSRNSADLSNVVGSVDVFSWISCLDLRTLAVLTNSTLSSSSDPQNISFHFLIPKGGNDKLPYHKLKVVLPDSDLTVTSQKQIKDKLNVATPEGNFLWLFHKELAPLLIAKSQLSKRRYLHISADSIVKGKIEDLGRMDLGTYAVAATEDCSKRFGDFVSMDVLSAIQRAAAKNWVSKEPYDKDACLVDFDVLLVEPRKLEKNLVESIKWWTGVVNVANPRDHIRLAIALALYDKYLKLPSIWKRANANANILNYDGPKKVCSDDGRQHEKSSYGDNWKEYLHQKSEAILNS
- the LOC120689894 gene encoding uncharacterized protein LOC120689894, with the translated sequence MAGAGAPSAWGPSPALVTALVALLGLGLAAYIVGPQLYWHAAEALTAAGACPACDCNCDARPLLDLPEDCAKQFKGVKSRASGEETEKSFTELLIEELRQREEEATQAQQEADVKLLEAKKLASQYQKEADKCSSGMDTCEEAREKSAEALVEQRKLTSLWEQRARELGWKPDNTRHT